A genomic segment from Panthera tigris isolate Pti1 chromosome A1, P.tigris_Pti1_mat1.1, whole genome shotgun sequence encodes:
- the STOML3 gene encoding stomatin-like protein 3 produces the protein MDPGASSPEKLDKENLVGISSKRLGVCGWILFSLSVLLMIITFPVSIWMCLKIIKEYERAVVFRLGRIQADKARGPGLILVLPCIDVFVKVDLRTVTCNIPPQEILTRDSVTTQVDGVVYYRIHSAVSAVANVNDVHQATFLLAQTTLRNVLGTQTLSQILAGREEIAHSIQTLLDDATELWGIRVARVEIKDVRIPMQLQRSMAAEAEATREARARVLAAEGEMNASKSLKSASLVLAESPIALQLRYLQTLTTVATEKNSTIVFPLPMNILEGIGGVSYNDHKKVPDRA, from the exons GCATCAGCAGTAAACGGCTTGGTGTATGTGGCTGGATCCTGTTTTCCCTTTCTGTCCTGTTGATGATCATTACCTTCCCCGTCTCCATATGGATGTGCTTGAAG ATCATTAAGGAGTATGAACGTGCTGTTGTATTCCGACTGGGACGCATCCAAGCAGACAAAGCCAGAGGGCCAG gctTGATCCTGGTCCTGCCCTGCATCGATGTGTTTGTCAAAGTTGATCTCCGAACTGTTACCTGCAACATTCCTCCACAAGAG ATCCTCACCAGAGACTCTGTGACTACCCAAGTGGATGGAGTCGTCTATTACAGAATCCATAGTGCTGTCTCTGCAGTGGCTAACGTCAACGATGTCCACCAAGCCACGTTTCTGTTGGCTCAGACGACTCTGAGAAATGTCTTAGGGACGCAGACCTTGTCCCAAATCTTAGCTGGCCGAGAGGAGATTGCCCACAGCATCCAG ACCTTACTTGATGATGCCACCGAGCTGTGGGGGATCCGGGTGGCCCGAGTGGAAATCAAAGACGTCCGGATTCCCATGCAGTTACAGAGATCCATGGCAGCCGAGGCAGAGGCGACCCGGGAAGCCAGGGCCAGG GTCCTTGCAGCGGAAGGGGAAATGAATGCTTCCAAATCTCTGAAGTCAGCCTCCCTGGTGCTGGCCGAGTCCCCCATAGCCCTGCAGCTGCGTTACCTGCAAACCTTAACCACCGTAGCCACAGAGAAGAATTCCACCATTGTGTTTCCTCTGCCCATGAATATCCTGGAGGGCATTGGTGGTGTCAGCTACAACGACCACAAGAAGGTTCCTGACAGGGCCTGA